In Leptolyngbya sp. 'hensonii', the genomic window GTGCCTCTGTCTCAGATTATGTGCGGGTGTATGCCGAATGCCCGGTCTTGCTAGCCCGTACTCCCGCTGCATAATTTGCAGCAGGTAGGGGTATTCCCCTGCTTCCAGATTCAAACTGGAGGCAGGGGTTTTGGTCGGCCCGGAATCCGATCGCTGATCGCCCCACAGTTGACCCAGCTATTGCCATTGCCAGTATCTGGAGTTGCAAGTTCATCCTCCTGTTCTGGCGGGGTGGGCAGCGGAGAGGGAAACAGTCTCCGCTGTATGGGAGAACGCTCCTGTAACTGGCAAGAGAGCTGCAGGTAATATCCCCGATTGTCCAGGCTGGGTCCCTGCCAGATAGCCAGCACCTGGAGTTCATAGGCGTTGCCAGAAACTTTACCCGGTAAAATGCGGGGTTCGATCGACCAGAGATTCTTCTCTCGAATCGGAAGAGATTTCCGAGCCTGGTTCTCTGCCTGAACTCTGGCCATGACTCGATCGCCAAAAGCCTCGGGAGCATCCTTCAAGTTCAGAAGCCAACGTTCCACCTCAGGCCAGGAAAGACGATTGACTTCGGTCGTAATCACTTCTTTCGCCTGGGTAAGAATGATGTTTCCCTGGGAAGGACGGGATCTGAAAAGGCCAAGTTTAATCACAAAGGCACTGCGTCCAAAACTCTCACTAGTGAGACTAGGGTATTCCTGGGTCCAGCTTTCCAAGACAAAATAGAACTGCAACCAGCAACTCAGAATCAAATTGCTCAGGATGAGAATAACGAGGAACTGGCGGTCTTTAGGGGGAGGGACTTTATAGGTTTTGAAATCGGAAGTCAGAAACTTGGAAAGCGAGGCGATCGTGACAGAAATAATTGGCCAGCATACCAGGGCTAAATTCCAGGAGTCTGCCAGCAGCCTCCGAAAGAGGAAGACACTAATTAAGGCACCTGTGATCC contains:
- a CDS encoding DUF5357 family protein, whose amino-acid sequence is MPTVRQRIKDSVDNLRKELIPRQAFSWQTLLALCLFSYLMALPASPLVREFLSFCGWIFLVLAVGWETTEHPVKIPNWKLNLGPWITGALISVFLFRRLLADSWNLALVCWPIISVTIASLSKFLTSDFKTYKVPPPKDRQFLVILILSNLILSCWLQFYFVLESWTQEYPSLTSESFGRSAFVIKLGLFRSRPSQGNIILTQAKEVITTEVNRLSWPEVERWLLNLKDAPEAFGDRVMARVQAENQARKSLPIREKNLWSIEPRILPGKVSGNAYELQVLAIWQGPSLDNRGYYLQLSCQLQERSPIQRRLFPSPLPTPPEQEDELATPDTGNGNSWVNCGAISDRIPGRPKPLPPV